Proteins from one Penicillium digitatum chromosome 2, complete sequence genomic window:
- a CDS encoding Squalene epoxidase-like protein, which yields MASAFNDNASLSAATERRIDHHEADVVIVGAGVLGCALAVAMGNQGRSVILLEKSMEEPDRIVGELLQPGGVQALEKLGLQDCLEDIDGIDVKGYWISYTGDPVLLEYPKSSPTSPTPLGRAFHHGRFVMKLRAAALSCPNVTVVETKVTDLIISAHTQEVQGVECVTKDAKDCYFGQLTVAADGYNSEFRKQHHQYTPKRKSKFYGLELIDAKLPAPNTGHVLLSDHPPVLMYQIGTHETRILIDIPDNLPLASVKNGGVKGYMRNNILPQLPEGAQQSFADALERGQLRSMPNSFLPASVNNTPGLMILGDALNMRHPLTGGGMTVALNDVCLIRELLSPERVPSLSNTGLVLEQLAEFHWRRKNSSSVINILAQALYALFAADNEHLKALRRGCFRYFQIGPVSGPVGLLAGLIKKPLILVSHFFSVAFLSIWVLICDTPLSKLPLAPYYAFMILYTASVVILPYIWTEIWY from the exons ATGGCCTCCGCGTTCAATGACAATGCTTCTCTCTCCGCGGCAACTGAACGCCGCATCGACCACCACGAAGCTGATGTTGTAATTGTGGGTGCCGGAGTTCTTGGTTGTGCCCTTGCAGTCGCAATGGGGAATCAAGGACGCAGTGTTATCCTGCTGGAAAAGTCGATGGAGGAGCCCGATCGCATTGTTGGTGAACTACTCCAACCGGGTGGTGTTCAGGCGCTGGAGAAACTAGGCCTACAGGACTGTCTGGAAGACATTGATGGCATTGACGTGAAGGGATACTGGATTTCTTACACTGGCGACCCGGTTCTCCTCGAATACCCCAAGTCCTCTCCAACTTCACCTACACCATTGGGACGAGCCTTCCATCATGGTCGATTCGTGATGAAACTACGGGCAGCCGCTCTGTCCTGTCCCAATGTCACAGTGGTCGAAACCAAGGTGACTGACCTTATCATATCGGCACATACCCAAGAAGTCCAAGGAGTCGAGTGTGTGACCAAGGACGCCAAGGATTGCTACTTTGGCCAACTCACCGTGGCCGCCGACGGCTACAACTCAGAATTCCGCAAGCAACACCACCAGTACACACCCAAACGCAAATCAAAGTTCTATGGCTTGGAGCTCATTGATGCTAAGCTCCCCGCACCCAACACTGGTCACGTTCTCCTCAGCGATCACCCACCTGTGCTCATGTATCAGATCGGCACCCACGAGACCCGAATCCTTATTGATATCCCCGATAACCTGCCTCTGGCCTCAGTGAAGAATGGAGGCGTCAAGGGGTACATGCGAAATAATATCCTGCCTCAGCTCCCAGAGGGTGCCCAGCAGTCCTTCGCCGATGCTCTAGAGCGGGGCCAGTTACGATCAATGCCGAACTCGTTCCTGCCTGCTTCGGTCAATAATACACCTGGGCTGATGATTCTGGGAGATGCGCTCAACATGCGGCACCCTCTCACGGGTGGAGGCATGACGGTGGCCCTTAACGACGTCTGCCTTATCCGTGAGTTGCTCAGTCCAGAGCGCGTGCCCAGCCTCTCCAATACAGGTCTTGTTCTCGAACAGCTGGCGGAATTCCACTGGAGACGGAAGAATTCTTCTTCGGTCATCAATATCCTCGCACAGGCTCTTTATGCGCTCTTCGCTGCAGACA ATGAACACCTCAAGGCTCTTCGACGTGGCTGTTTCAGGTACTTCCAGATTGGGCCAGTTAGCGGCCCCGTTGGGCTGTTGGCCGGTCTGATCAAGAAACCCCTCATCCTCGTCAGCCACTTCTTCTCCGTCGCCTTCCTTTCTATTTGGGTTCTCATCTGCGATACTCCTCTGTCCAAGCTACCCCTGGCTCCATACTACGCTTTCATGATATTATACACAGCCTCCGTCGTGATTCTGCCATACATCTGGACCGAGATTTGGTACTGA
- a CDS encoding Putative DUF625 domain protein — protein sequence MALEVQPPDGRKRVKVYELKDNDWFDRGTGFCTGQTLGEEHRIFVESEDLPNRVLLETRITKDDGYQKQQETLIVWTEQNGTDMALSFQEAEGCAAIWEFVNAVQQHLLRLTSADDALSDDLDSYQSIVLPAPELGNLPEIEQIVRAASMTQGGRDALSKYIIRDEYIAKLVPLVTIAEDLESLNDLHRLCNIMKSLILLNDNTIIETVVADHVILGVVGALEYDPEFPTHKANHRQYLADKSRYKEVVPIKDPLIRRKIRSTWRLQYLKDVVLARILDDPTFSVLNSLIFFNQMEIVNHIQANGPFLRDLFHVFDPRNPDQRRKDDAVQFLHQCAGIAKNLQAPSRAQLFANFISHGLFAVIAFAVKHLNPAMRTTGIDILVALLDHDPVMMRGYMLKAVNEKKIPLTDTLIDLLHVETDLGVKTQIADAIKVLLDPQIPMQDPLGRAGPDYFKVRTNNLLSDAFVQQHFDESSKRLFQPLKQLANRTTLNDLTFQEVTLYSHLVDILTFFVRQHLFRTRNSIQSESLAPRVAQLLRVPQKHLKLVALKFFRTLISLQDTFYQALMTHNNTFELILDIVYETMPRDNLLNSACLELFEFIKRENIKPFILHVVEKYREKLEKIIYVDTFQSLILRYDQMQGYGAEADATLFSQDDSNAPRRIPLSGQRWQGAREMDPAEEDYFNTSDDEDEWTQNRLATTDEPSSGSASAVVKPLVDYPDDDEEDIMDTKPEGAEQQPVGRPTETSAEVSALSPTQPPPERLAEKRRRAEEDDDELSKLTAGPKRRSSTSSNSGAFIMNRKKSLSAGSLADKNASPGVLNRVISAAPKRIAINIGSTAKPSTSETDMIRAEATSGSYEKENRDDSQGNEGG from the exons ATGGCGCTGGAAGTACAACCGCCCGACGGTCGCAAACGTGTGAAGGTTTATGAACTGAAAGATAACGATTGGTTTGACCGAGGAACCGGCTTCTGTACGGGCCAGACCTTAGGA GAGGAGCATCGCATTTTTGTCGAATCTGAAGACCTACCCAATCGCGTCCTTCTTGAAACGCGGATTACCAAGGACGATGGCTATCAAAAACAACAGG AGACCTTGATAGTTTGGACGGAGCAGAATGGCACGGATATGGCACTGAGTTTCCAAGAGGCGGAAGGTTGTGCGGCTATTTG GGAATTTGTCAATGCCGTCCAACAACATCTCTTGCGTCTTACTTCAGCTG ATGACGCGCTGTCAGACGACCTTGATAGCTATCAATCCATCGTGTTACCGGCCCCCGAACTCGGCAACCTCCCCGAAATTGAACAGATTGTACGAGCTGCGAGCATGACACAGGGCGGTCGAGATGCGTTATCCAAGTACATCATTCGGGACGAGTACATTGCCAAATTGGTACCGCTAGTGACGATAGCGGAGGATTTAGAGAGTTTGAATGATTTGCATCGTTTATGCAACATCATGAAATCTCTCATTTTGCTCAATGATAACACCATCATCGAAACCGTCGTCGCTGATCATGTCATCCTCGGAGTGGTTGGGGCTCTAGAAT ACGACCCTGAATTCCCAACACACAAGGCAAACCACCGACAATACCTCGCAGACAAATCGCGATACAAGGAAGTTGTCCCGATCAAGGACCCGCTCATTCGCCGCAAGATTCGGAGTACATGGAGACTGCAATACCTAAAAGATGTGGTTCTAGCTCGGATTCTGGACGACCCAACATTCTCGGTGCTCAATTCTCTCATTTTCTTCAATCAAATGGAGATTGTGAATCATATCCAAGCAAATGGACCCTTTCTCCGAGACCTATTTCACGTTTTCGACCCGAGAAACCCGGACCAGAGACGCAAGGATGACGCTGTGCAGTTTCTTCACCAGTGTGCTGGCATCGCGAAGAACTTGCAGGCACCGTCGCGGGCTCAGTTGTTTGCCAATTTTATCAGCCACGGCTTGTTTGCTGTAATAGCGTTTGCCGTCAAACACTTGAATCCAGCCATGCGCACAACTGGCATTGATATCTTGGTGGCTCTGTTGGATCATGACCCAGTCATGATGCGAGGCTATATGCTCAAGGCTGTCAACGAGAAAAAGATTCCACTCACAGACACTTTGATCGACCTTCTTCATGTGGAGACTGACCTTGGCGTCAAAACCCAAATTGCCGATGCTATCAAGGTTCTCCTTGATCCTCAGATTCCTATGCAGGATCCGCTTGGTCGGGCCGGACCCGATTATTTCAAAGTTCGCACCAACAATCTCCTCTCTGATGCATTTGTCCAGCAACATTTCGATGAGTCCTCAAAACGACTTTTCCAACCGCTTAAACAGCTTGCAAATCGCACAACCC TTAATGATTTGACATTCCAAGAGGTCACCCTCTACTCGCATCTTGTTGATATTCTCACCTTCTTCGTCCGCCAGCATCTCTTCCGCACACGTAACTCTATCCAGAGTGAATCTCTCGCACCTCGTGTTGCACAGCTTCTGCGGGTACCCCAGAAACACCTCAAACTCG TCGCCCTCAAATTCTTCCGCACCTTGATCAGCCTCCAAGATACCTTCTACCAAGCTCTCATGACACACAACAACACTTTTGAGTTGATTCTCGACATCGTCTACGAGACAATGCCTCGTGACAACCTGCTCAACTCGGCCTGTCTTGAACTATTCGAGTTTATCAAACGGGAAAACATCAAGCCCTTCATCCTTCATGTGGTTGAAAAATATCGCGAGAAGCTTGAGAAGATCATTTATGTTGATACCTTCCAGAGTCTGATTCTTCGATATGACCAGATGCAGGGATACGGAGCCGAGGCCGACGCGACACTGTTCAGCCAGGACGATAGTAATGCCCCGCGACGAATTCCTCTCAGTGGCCAACGCTGGCAGGGTGCAAGAGAGATGGACCCCGCAGAAGAGGATTATTTCAACACGtccgacgatgaagatgag TGGACACAAAACCGTCTGGCCACTACGGATGAACCTTCAAGCGGATCCGCTTCCGCGGTCGTCAAACCATTGGTTGACTAcccagatgacgacgaggaggacATCATGGACACCAAACCCGAAGGGGCCGAACAACAGCCGGTGGGCAGGCCAACCGAGACTTCCGCTGAGGTTTCTGCATTATCACCCACCCAGCCCCCCCCGGAGCGACTCGCGGAGAAACGTCGCcgtgcggaagaagacgatgACGAGCTTAGCAAGCTTACCGCAGGACCCAAACGAAGAAGTTCAACTAGCAGCAATTCTGGCGCTTTTATCATGAATCGGAAAAAGAGCCTGTCTGCCGGCTCACTGGCAGATAAGAATGCCTCACCGGGTGTATTGAACAGGGTCATCAGCGCCGCGCCCAAGAGAATCGCCATCAACATTGGATCAACAGCCAAACCTTCCACTTCAGAAACTGACATGATTCGCGCGGAGGCGACGAGCGGGAGTTACGAGAAGGAAAATCGCGACGACAGTCAAGGTAACGAGGGTGGATGA
- a CDS encoding Decapping enzyme Dcp1, putative, giving the protein MTSRKSRRHNNHNSVNLTDYESDAPYYSDMQQPAPPLRSNEELNLSVIRRHKPSVTSILSLAPYAVVYLFSPTTKQWEKNGVEGTLFVCQETQGDLGEERYTAFVLNRRGLNNFDLPLTDGENVEITEEYVILKAEESAKGEAGQNGIADPLHPQNVPNNQTGTNNVRIYGLWIYSEPPPNSTAESRTINAQMILECATHAGESSKLARERLEAMRQTSLHVAAVAASTQAAPLEEIQAGVPMGRQISLKDLFGQQRAQDDAWSVHAHHLGPEQQPQPYPQQPNSQHMVPHQMSSPTPPPQPQSDVLGDLFRRAGLAQRGNGQRH; this is encoded by the coding sequence ATGACTTCACGTAAATCTCGGAGACACAACAATCACAATTCTGTCAACCTCACCGATTATGAATCTGACGCTCCATACTATTCCGACATGCAACAACCTGCACCCCCGCTCCGGTCGAACGAGGAGCTCAACCTCTCCGTTATCCGCCGTCACAAGCCCTCAGTGACCTCCATTCTCTCACTCGCCCCCTACGCAGTGGTCTACCTTTTCAGCCCCACCACAAAACAATGGGAAAAGAATGGAGTTGAAGGAACCCTATTTGTGTGCCAGGAAACACAGGGTGACCTAGGCGAAGAGCGCTACACTGCCTTCGTGCTTAACCGCCGCGGGTTGAATAACTTCGATCTCCCCCTCACCGACGGCGAGAATGTCGAAATCACAGAGGAGTATGTGATTCTCAAAGCCGAAGAAAGCGCCAAAGGTGAAGCCGGACAGAATGGCATCGCCGACCCCTTGCACCCGCAAAATGTGCCAAACAATCAGACCGGCACGAACAACGTGCGCATCTACGGTCTCTGGATCTACTCAGAGCCGCCGCCAAACTCCACCGCGGAGAGTCGCACCATTAACGCCCAGATGATTCTCGAGTGCGCCACCCACGCCGGGGAGAGCTCGAAGCTAGCTCGCGAGCGCCTCGAGGCTATGCGCCAGACCAGCTTGCACGTTGCGGCAGTGGCGGCTTCCACGCAGGCTGCCCCGTTGGAGGAAATACAGGCTGGCGTGCCAATGGGACGTCAGATTTCTCTGAAGGATCTGTTTGGTCAGCAGCGCGCTCAGGACGACGCTTGGAGTGTGCACGCACACCATTTGGGCCCCGAGCAGCAACCTCAACCATACCCACAGCAGCCTAATTCTCAACACATGGTGCCTCATCAGATGTCGTCTCCTACTCCCCCGCCGCAGCCGCAGTCCGATGTGCTAGGAGATCTATTCCGGAGGGCGGGACTAGCTCAACGGGGCAATGGGCAGAGGCACTAG
- a CDS encoding DUF914-domain-containing protein, whose amino-acid sequence MSESKDQITVQATGIDHDTSTHSLAEDAQGAQTSQAEASEHPVQPADLVDQKKGSFGYFKTKEFYITVILGQILAIANTSTSTFTTLLGQEQWAIPAFQTFLNYVLLNIIFTPYTMYRYGFKGWLRLVYRDGWKYIILAFCDVEGNYFIVLAYQYTTMLSAQLINFWAIVVVVVLSFLFLGVRYHITQIAGILICIGGMGILIGSDHITGTNGGDISHGRQLKGDLFALLGATFYGLTNTGEEYFVSTRPVYEVLGQMSFFGMIINGAQAGIFDRTSFHNAHWDGKVGGYLTGYTLCLSLFYCLAPLLFRLSSAAFFNVSMLTMNFWGVIIGVKVFHYHIHWMYPIAFVLIIVGQLIYFLAQKLLSEARKPWLGTNQERGVVGLFTAKRKIVHTIPAAAGCHDQTAEHIPEHTPTANISSV is encoded by the exons ATGTCTGAGTCGAAGGATCAGATCACCGTCCAGGCAACTGGCATAGACCATGATACATCTACTCATTCACTGGCAGAAGATGCCCAGGGTGCACAGACTTCCCAGGCGGAAGCCTCTGAGCACCCTGTGCAACCCGCGGACCTGGTTGACCAGAAGAAAGGGTCCTTCGGCTATTTCAAGACTAAAGAATTCTACATCACTGTTATCCTAGG TCAAATTCTCGCTATTGCCAATACCTCGACGAGTACCTTCACAACACTACTCGGTCAGGAACAGTGGGCAATCCCTGCGTTCCAGACCTTCCTGAATTATGTGTTACTCAACATCATTTTCACCCCTTATACGATGTACCGTTACGGCTTCAAGGGCTGGCTCCGACTGGTATACCGTGATGGCTGGAAGT ACATCATCCTTGCTTTCTGTGACGTGGAAGGCAACTACTTCATTGTGCTGGCATACCAATACACAACCATGCTAAGCGCGCAACTGATCAACTTCTGGGCCATCGTCGTGGTTGTCGTCCTTTCATTCCTTTTCCTGGGTGTGCGCTACCACATCACCCAAATCGCAGGAATTCTAATCTGCATCGGCGGTATGGGAATCCTCATTGGCTCCGACCACATCACCGGCACGAATGGCGGAGACATTTCCCACGGCAGACAGTTGAAGGGTGACCTGTTCGCACTGCTAGGCGCAACCTTCTATGGTCTCACCAATACCGGAGAGGAGTACTTCGTTAGCACTCGACCCGTGTATGAAGTTCTCGGCCAGATGTCATTCTTTGGAATGATAATCAACGGCGCGCAGGCCGGTATCTTCGACCGGACCTCCTTCCACAATGCGCACTGGGACGGAAAGGTCGGCGGGTATCTCACCGGTTACACACTTTGTCTGAGTTTGTTCTACTGTCTCGCCCCACTATTGTTCCGTCTTTCGTCGGCGGCTTTCTTCAACGTCTCTATGCTCACCATGAACTTCTGGGGCGTGATCATTGGCGTCAAGGTCTTCCACTATCACATCCACTGGATGTACCCGATCGCCTTTGTTTTGATCATTGTCGGTCAGCTAATCTACTTCCTTGCCCAGAAGCTCCTGAGTGAAGCCCGCAAGCCATGGCTTGGGACTAATCAGGAACgtggtgttgttggtctCTTTACTGCAAAGAGGAAGATCGTGCATACCATCCCTGCTGCTGCGGGATGTCATGATCAAACTGCCGAGCACATCCCTGAGCACACTCCTACGGCGAACATCAGCTCTGTCTGA
- a CDS encoding Herpes virus major outer envelope glycoprotein BLLF1 has translation MNPPLHKEAYIPSPLTGSSPPPLNRRTFGPFDLDNVFPAPPSRSGSSSVSQREDIPAFSSQFDEVDRAIDNLVKSGKLWNAPRRDSMPMMMGRPYPDYDPRMGGGPQRHHSISEFDGNRMPPSGNAQGFYASQRYQGRPNEVEQMMQAKRRMAAQRERELRNYHQEQQYNRSLLAEMSASKSDRSTSPAAVSEDSRRELLARQHRALYGNESPAFFPPGAFSDENQRPDSQAGGGTPSSGVRGSSPRGMDPFGLTQAGTTSTDAAGLQSPSRANSTSSPSSAINASFGAEQPVTSTSSPGADSPSSRQAASKPVAGPIGSVGPIGSRPAPGQTSAPPVNQALNKRSITPLPSPLGLGFTPADPTAGPVTERTSSAGPTPAVTSAAGAPGAKDQAGGVGLGWSNSSGVWSSKSGLGVQASVWG, from the exons ATGAACCCCCCTCTCCATAAG GAGGCCTATATCCC ATCGCCTCTGACCGGAtcatctcccccccccctgaaCCGTCGCACTTTCGGTCCTTTTGATCTTGACAATGTCTTC CCGGCGCCTCCCTCCCGGTCAG GATCGAGTTCGGTCTCCCAGCGCGAGGACATTCCGGCCTTTTCCTCCCAATTTGACG AGGTCGATCGTGCGATCGACAATCTCGTCAAGAGTGGAAAGCTGTGGAATGCTCCTCGGCGGGATTCGATGCCCATGATGATGGGCCGGCCCTACCCCGACTACG ACCCTCGTATGGGTGGTGGCCCTCAACGACACCATTCGATCAGCGAGTTCGATGGCAACCGTATGCCCCCGTCTGGCAATGCCCAGGGTTTCTATGCCTCCCAGCGGTACCAGGGTCGTCCCAACGAAGTGGAACAGATGATGCAGGCGAAGCGTCGGATGGCAGCACAGCGTGAGAGGGAACTCCGCAACTATCACCAGGAGCAACAGTACAACCGAA GCCTCCTCGCCGAGATGTCTGCATCCAAATCCGACCGCTCTACCAGCCCAGCTGCCGTGAGTGAGGACAGCCGTCGCGAACTTCTCGCCCGCCAGCACCGTGCCCTGTACGGCAACGAAAGCCCAGCCTTCTTCCCGCCTGGTGCCTTCTCTGACGAAAACCAACGCCCAGATAGCCAAGCTGGCGGTGGCACCCCATCGTCCGGTGTTCGTGGATCCTCCCCGCGAGGCATGGACCCATTTGGCCTAACCCAAGCCGGCACCACTAGCACCGATGCCGCGGGCCTGCAGTCGCCCTCGCGCGCCAACAGTACCTCTTCGCCTAGCTCCGCCATCAACGCCAGCTTTGGCGCCGAGCAGCCTGTAACCTCGACCTCATCACCTGGAGCTGACTCGCCCTCATCCCGCCAGGCCGCTTCCAAGCCCGTCGCTGGACCTATCGGCTCCGTCGGTCCCATCGGTTCCCGTCCTGCCCCCGGCCAAACATCCGCGCCTCCTGTCAACCAGGCCTTGAACAAGCGTTCTATTACCCCTCTCCCCTCCCCGCTTGGGCTAGGCTTCACTCCCGCCGACCCCACTGCTGGGCCTGTCACTGAGCGCACCTCCTCAGCCGGCCCTACTCCGGCTGTCACCTCTGCAGCTGGTGCCCCTGGCGCTAAGGACCAGGCTGGTGGTGTTGGCCTTGGTTGGAGCAACAGCAGTGGCGTCTGGAGCTCCAAGAGCGGACTCGGCGTACAAGCTTCTGTTTGGGGATAA
- a CDS encoding PAP/25A-associated, whose amino-acid sequence MAWRPQSDVPQSDVPETADRPPLTSHQSNSLPSTPYQHARNLSFHSRSPSPARGSTSPRSTHSEATHLPPFSRKPLGGCKYETAMAYFRRRVPYSLGADVLPEEKGALKEQPSQDEEKKLSTEIMDLYDRLLPSAESDDRRRQLVRKLEKLFNDQWPGHDIKANIFGSSGNKLCSSDSDVDICITTNYKELEHVCLLAEVLAKYGMQRVVCVSHAKVPIVKIWDPELRLACDMNVNNTLALENTRMIRTYVEVDERVRPLAMAIKHWTKQRILNDAALGGTLSSYTWICLIINFLQTRNPPILPSLQARPHKKRMTPDGLVCSFDDDLKTLSQFGRKNKQSVGGLLFHFFRYYGYEFDYEKNVISVRDGTLINKEAKGWHLMLNNRLCVEEPFNTSRNLGNTADDTSFRGLHLELRRAFKYIANGDLEGCCQQFEFPVEEERTWERPPPQPRPTLTPSLPSRGGRGGSRGGRYNNQFSRGGLTGGRRQSNTANKSNFRQQNTGNASDISLHAQQQAQYLLHDQLYQQIQLLQAQEQELRMQLHSQALITGRPPPVFIRQPFIQFPVPQQQEFPEEISRPGAGTGTASHATLSPTQRQQTIYNPTYASVGASGLQAAITNPPSPSAVGVMPDTRRNSRRLSAANGSPKSLRAHSQPARPQGSPSLPSYIPLYTMPPPTENWSKQRPTTEASEGGEGSCGENAMRSDSLASNGSHSISVDDNRQQDVLGYYITPQQLQAFQQGSMLPPLSAQMGLVSNGYSFIPLHPDYRPGSFSSETARSEHTPISKPPLQPAQCAPRPVAPGPLIVDGSVRPSEPRSTYAPELIDPYSAASHYTSSDDHNMNTPASFSDSLSQDYQESGSFDLEHSAVFTRPFTETQKVNDVVGEKQSDVNDQSELLASRLQNYHLSNSEKLVQQPAKTSPDRPRNGPTQGTGKETGQPKHSGQMSEKPAVSGPNENRNQSTNSKRRTNGEHSEKANGVNGKSKPKGQARHDGSHNTASGTKDRHTDISRRSGVQPNSTNDSNHGWQMTKKKNRKNIKSSMESRNGINGSLELVPADDSLRKGG is encoded by the exons ATGGCATGGAGGCCGCAATCCGATGTGCCACAATCTGACGTGCCCGAGACCGCTGATCGGCCTCCGTTGACTTCGCACCAGTCTAATTCCCTTCCTTCCACCCCATACCAACATGCGCGCAATCTATCGTTCCACTCCCGGTCGCCGTCCCCCGCCCGCGGAAGCACCTCCCCTCGATCCACCCACTCCGAAGCTACACATCTACCCCCGTTCTCTCGGAAACCGCTCGGAGGATGTAAATATGAGACCGCCATGGCATATTTTCGACGACGGGTACCGTATAGTCTAGGTGCAGATGTACTACCAGAGGAGAAGGGGGCATTGAAGGAACAGCCCAGCCAGGACGAGGAGAAAAAACTGTCGACCGAGATCATGGATCTGTATGATCGATTATTACCATCTGCCGAGAGTGATGATCGACGACGACAGCTTGTTCGGAAATTGGAGAAGCTTTTCAATGACCAATGGCCTGGTCATGATATTAAGGCGAACATTTTTGGCTCGTCCGGGAATAAGCTCTGTTCTAGTGACTCGGATG TGGACATTTGCATTACAACCAACTACAAAGAGTTGGAGCATGTGTGCCTGTTGGCTGAGGTGTTGGCTAAAT ACGGGATGCAACGGGTGGTGTGTGTGTCGCATGCAAAGGTCCCTATCGTGAAGATTTGGGACCCGGAGCTCCGGTTAGCTTGTGACATGAATGTCAATAATACCTTGGCGCTAGAAAACACTCGGATGATTCGGACCTATGTTGAGGTGGATGAAAGAGTGCGCCCTTTGGCAATGGCTATCAAGCACTGGACAAAGCAAAGAATTCTCAATGATGCAGCGCTTGGGGGAACCCTAAGTTCTTACACCTGGATCTGTTTGATCATTAATTTCCTGCAGACAAGAAACCCTCCAATTCTCCCAAGTCTGCAAGCACGCCCGCacaagaagaggatgacTCCCGATGGATTGGTCTGCTCGTTCGATGACGACCTCAAGACCTTGTCTCAATTTGGCCGCAAGAACAAGCAATCAGTTGGCGGGCTGCTCTTTCATTTTTTCCGGTACTATGGCTACGAATTTGACTATGAGAAGAACGTCATCTCAGTACGGGACGGCACCCTGATCAACAAAGAGGCCAAGGGCTGGCACCTAATGTTGAACAACCGACTGTGCGTGGAGGAGCCGTTCAACACGTCAAGAAACCTAGGCAACACCGCCGATGACACTTCATTCCGGGGATTACATTTGGAATTGAGAAGGGCTTTCAAGTACATCGCAAACGGTGATCTAGAAGGGTGTTGTCAGCAGTTTGAGTTCCCGGTAGAAGAGGAGCGGACCTGGGAACGACCACCACCCCAACCGCGGCCAACTCTCACACCTTCCCTCCCATCGCGGGGtggacgaggaggaagtcGTGGCGGCAGATATAATAATCAGTTCTCGCGAGGTGGGCTTACTGGCGGGCGACGACAATCAAATACCGCAAACAAGTCGAATTTCCGGCAGCAGAACACTGGCAATGCATCAGATATCTCTCTGCATGCACAACAACAAGCCCAGTACCTTTTACATGACCAGTTGTACCAACAAATCCAGCTTTTGCAGGCGCAGGAGCAAGAATTGCGGATGCAGTTGCATAGCCAGGCATTGATCACTGGGAGACCACCACCGGTATTCATCCGCCAGCCATTTATCCAATTTCCAGTTCCTCAACAACAAGAGTTTCCAGAGGAAATCTCACGACCGGGAGCCGGAACAGGAACAGCAAGCCATGCTACTCTCAGCCCAACTCAACGACAGCAGACAATTTATAATCCTACGTATGCCTCAGTTGGTGCATCTGGCTTGCAAGCGGCCATTACCAACCCTCCCTCGCCTTCTGCTGTTGGTGTAATGCCTGACACTCGTCGTAACTCTCGGCGATTGTCGGCTGCCAATGGATCCCCGAAGTCTCTTCGTGCGCATTCACAACCTGCACGGCCTCAGGGCTCGCCCTCTCTTCCCAGCTATATCCCCCTTTACACCATGCCTCCACCCACAGAGAACTGGTCAAAACAAAGGCCGACTACCGAAGCGTCAGAAGGCGGAGAAGGCAGTTGTGGCGAGAATGCAATGCGCTCAGATAGTCTGGCCAGCAATGGATCACACTCAATCTCTGTGGATGACAACCGGCAGCAAGATGTGTTGGGCTATTATATAACTCCTCAACAACTTCAAGCCTTCCAGCAAGGTTCCATGTTGCCGccattgtccgcacagatgGGTCTGGTCTCGAATGGATATTCATTTATTCCCCTTCATCCGGATTACCGACCGGGATCGTTCTCATCAGAAACGGCTCGCTCGGAGCACACTCCGATTTCCAAGCCCCCGTTGCAGCCGGCTCAATGCGCCCCACGCCCAGTTGCACCCGGTCCATTGATCGTCGATGGATCGGTGCGTCCGAGTGAACCCCGCTCGACATATGCGCCTGAGTTGATTGACCCTTACTCTGCGGCAAGTCATTATACGTCATCGGATGACCACAACATGAATACGCCTGCAAGTTTCTCCGACTCCTTGTCTCAAGATTATCAGGAGTCCGGGTCTTTCGATTTGGAGCATTCGGCTGTCTTCACTCGGCCATTTACAGAAACGCAAAAGGTCAATGATGTGGTTGGAGAAAAGCAGTCAGACGTGAATGACCAATCCGAGCTTCTCGCTAGTCGGCTGCAGAACTACCACCTATCGAATTCCGAGAAGCTTGTACAGCAACCTGCGAAGACAAGTCCGGATCGACCAAGAAACGGCCCCACACAAGGAACAGGAAAGGAAACCGGCCAGCCTAAGCACTCGGGGCAGATGAGCGAGAAACCTGCTGTGTCCGGACCGAATGAGAATCGGAATCAGTCGACCAACTCGAAACGTCGGACCAATGGAGAGCATTCTGAAAAGGCAAACGGTGTGAATGGCAAGAGCAAGCCCAAAGGCCAAGCCCGACACGACGGCTCTCACAACACTGCTTCTGGCACCAAAGATCGACACACAGACATATCCCGAAGATCTGGTGTACAGCCTAACAGCACGAATGATAGCAACCATGGATGGcagatgacgaagaagaagaaccgCAAGAACATCAAATCTTCGATGGAATCTCGAAACGGTATCAACGGCAGCCTTGAGCTAGTTCCAGCAGATGATTCTTTGCGAAAAGGCGGCTGA